The Streptomyces armeniacus genomic interval CCAGCCCCAACAGACCAAGAATCGGCCAGCGCAGCGGATGGGCTGCTCCCGGCGCGTGTGCGCTGGTGGTTTCCGTGTCGCTCATGACGTCACCCCTCGATCCGATAACCCGTACAGTGTTGTTCAGGTTAGCCCTAGTCGGAGCTCAAACCAAACAGCACTGTTCGACTAATGTGGGTAGGGTGTGGGGCATGGGCAGTAGAAGCACCGTCAAGCGCGCCGACGCCCTACGGAGCATCGACGCGATCGTCAAGGCCGCGGCCGAGTGCATGGGGGAAAACCCGGAGGCGAGTCTCAGTGAGATCGCGCGTGCCGCGGGTGTGGGCCGGGTGACGCTGTATGCGCACTTCGCCTCCCGGGCGGAGGTCGTCGACGCGGCGATGAGCCGCGCCGTCGACCGGAGCAACGACGCGCTGGACGCGGTCGACCTGACCGGTGATCCGCTCCTCGCGCTGGCACGTTATGTCGAGGCCAGCTGGCATCTGGTGGACCAGGCGCGGGCTCTGCTCGTCGCCGCCCAGAGGGAACTGCCCCCGGGCCGTATCCGTGAGCTGCACAGCGGCCCCGCCGCCCGGGTGGAGACGCTTGTCGCCCGCGGCCGCGCCGAGGGGATCTTCCGCACCGACCTGCCGATCGCATGGCTGGTCAATGTCCTGCACTCGATCATGCACAGCGCCGCCGACGAGATCCGCGCCGGTCGTCTCACCTCCGACCGCGCCGCCGGCCACATCACCGCCACGGTGCTGGCTTCCTTCACCCCGCCGGGAAGCCCGGTGCCGGAACCTGACGCGGGAGTGTGAGCCGACTACGAGGGCGCGGCGTGCCTGGGCGACCGGGCCTCTCCCTCGAAGCGGCTCACTGCTCAGTCAGTTGACGCACCGTGCCGGGCGTGATCACCGGCGCGGTGAGCCGGTGGATGCACTTTGCTCAGCGGGTGGGCTGGAACAGTTCGATGAGGTTGCCGGCGGGGTCTGTGAGCAGGATCTGACGCCCGCCGGGGCCCGAGACGACATCGCTGAGGAAGGTGAGTCCGGCGCTGCGCAGCCGGTCGATCTCGGTGTCGAGGTCGTCGACGGTCAGGTGGATGCGGTTGCCCCCGGCGCCGAGGTCGTTGGGAGTGGCGCGGGCGCCGGAAGTGGCCGGGCCGGACAGCAGCAGCCGCAGCGGCCCGCGGGTCACGTCGGCGAAGGCGGGGGCGGGGTTACTGCGGAGGGTGAAGCCCAGGTGGGTGGTGTAGAAGTCGATGGCCGCCTGGACGTCGTCGACGAGGTAGCGGACGCTGGCGAACTGCTCGGGCGTGGTCACGGCTGAACCTCCTGTGGCGTGGGGGTGAGCAGCGGCAGCAGGTAGCGGATGCGGGTGTCGATCTCTGCTGCCGTGCGGACGAATGCGGGGTGGCCGACCGGGCCGGGGCTGGTGGCTGCTGCGGGGTCGGGGATGCTCCAGTGGACCAGCCGTGGCTGGTCGCCGAAGTCGGGGCAGACCTCCCGGACCTTGTCGCACAGGCTGATCACGTAGTCGAACCGGCGGCCGAGCAGGGCGTCCAGGTGTCGTGGACGCTGCCCGGAGATGTCAATGCCGTGCTGTTCACGCAGGACCTGTACGGCGTCGGGGTGGATGCGGGGCTTGGGGTGGCTGCCGGCGCTGGCCACCTCGACGTGACCGTCGGTGCGGTGGCGTAGCAGTGCCTCGGCGATCGGGGAGCGGGCGCTGTTGCCGGTGCATGCGAACAGGACGGCGGGCCGTCTCGCCGGCGACGCCGACGACGAGGGCGACGGCAGGGCGGGGGCGAAACCCAGCGCCGGGTGCAGGGCGCTACCGGTGCGGGCGAGCGCGTCCGCGCTCTGCTGCAGGTCCAGGTGGTAGTAGCTGTCGCGGGCGTCGAAGCTGCTGCGGCGGGCGGTGACCAGCCCGCCGTCGCGGAGCAGCCGCAGATGGTAGGAGACCAGGTTCTGCGGCTGGCCGACCCGCTCCACCAGTTCACGAACCCGGTAGTCACTCGCGGCGAGTTCGGCCAGCAGCTTCCACCGCAGCGGGTGGGAGGCCAGCTGCACGAACGCCGGGGCAGCAGGATCCGAGGGCCTCATGCAGCCAGAATACATCAAACCAAATTGATGTACCTTGCTGTCGGGAGCACTGACGCTCAATGCCGGAAGACGGAGGCACGTCATGAGTCAGCCCGCCGAGACCCCGTCACCTCAGCTCCAGCGGCGGCTCGGCGTCGGCGACGCCGTCCTCATCGGACTGGGTTCGATGATCGGCGCGGGCATCTTCGCGGCACTCGCCCCGGCCGCCCGCGCGGCCGGCTCCGGGCTGCTGGCCGCTCTGGCGGTGGCCGCGGTGGTGGCGTACTGCAACGCCACCTCCTCCGCCCGGCTTGCCGCCCGCTACCCAGCCTCCGGCGGCACCTACGTCTATGGCCGCGAACGCCTCGGCGACTTCTGGGGCTACCTGGCCGGCTGGGCCTTCGTGATCGGCAAGACGGCGTCCTGCGCGGCGATGGCGCTGACCGTCGGCTCGTACGTGTGGCCCGGTCACGCCCACGCGGTGGCGGTCGCCGCGGTGGTGGCGATGACCGCCGTGAACTATGCCGGGATCCAGAAGTCCGCGTGGCTGACCCGGTCTGTCGTAGCCGTCGTACTGGCGGTGCTCGCGGTGGTCGTGGTCGTGAGCCTCACCTCGTCGACGGCGGACACCAGCCGGCTGGACGTCGGCTCGGACGCCACCGTCACCGGCGTACTGCGGGCGGCGGGTCTGCTGTTCTTCGCCTTCGCCGGGTACGCCCGCATCGCCACCCTCGGCGAGGAGGTCCGCGATCCCGCGCGCACCATCCCCCGCGCCGTCCCGCTCGCCCTCGGCCTGACCCTGGTCGTGTACGCGGCCGTGGCTCTCGCCGTCCTGATGGTGCTGGGCCCTCGCGGGCTGGGCGAGGCGGCCGCGCCGTTGTCGGATGCGGTACGGGCTGCGGGGGCGGACTGGCTGGCGCCCGTCGTGCGGGCCGGGGCGGCGGTCGCCGCGCTCGGGTCCCTGCTCGCGCTGATCCTGGGCGTCTCCCGCACCACCCTGGCGATGGCCCGTGACCGGCATCTGCCCCACGTCCTGGCCGCCGTTCATCCGCGCTTCCAGGTGCCGCACCGCGCTGAACTGCTGGTGGGTGCCGTCGTCGTGGTGCTCGCCGCCACCGCCGACGTACGTGGCGCGATCGGCTTCTCCTCGTTCGGCGTCCTGGTCTACTACGCCGTCGCCAACGCCTGCGCCTGGACGCTCACGCCGGAGGAGAACCGTCCGCCCCGCCTCGTCCCCGCGGTCGGCCTCGCCGGCTGCCTGGTGCTGGCCTTCACCCTGCCCGCCGACTCCGTCGCATCGGGAACCCTGGTCCTGGCCGCAGGCATCGCCGCCTACGGCATACGCCGGTCCATCAGCGCCCGCCCGGCGTCCTGAGCCGCTCACCTGCACGAGCGGGGTGCCGACCCGAACTCACATGTCCGGGCCGGCCGTCGACGTAGGTCCGGCCGTGCTTATGAGGTGGACTCGAACTCCCGCTCGCGATCGAAGCGGTCGGCGGTCCGCTCAACGCGTCGTGAGCGGGCGAGAGCGCGCCAGCCGATGACCATGGCGATCAGCCCCAAGGGAATGGCCACGACGGCGCCCACCATCCCGTTGCCGGTGCCGGGGCCACCACTGGAGGTGGCCAGATGCAGCGCCGCGAGGGCCGCCCCGAACAGGCCCGCCGCCATGGCCGACATGGCGGCGGTGCGTGCGTTGCCGAGGCTGATACGGCCACCGGGGCGGGCCAGGGCCAGACAGCCAATGGCCACGGCGATCAGCCCCACCCCGAGGGCCAGGTTGGCCCCCGTCCGCCCGTCGCCTACGACTCCGCCCTCGGCGGCCACCGTCAGGACATCTGTTGCGCTCATGCCGTTCTCCTCCTTCGTGCGTGGCGGCTTCCGCGGTTTCGCCGTGCCTTGAGCGTGCCTGGCCACCGCCCTGCTGGTCGTCCGGCGGGTGCGGTCTCTTCGGGCTGCCACCGACATGGCAGTCGACTGCTGCGCATGCGGCAGACGGCGGGCAAGTACCACGGGTGCGGTAGCCGGCCGCTCGTCCGCGGGCGGGACTCGCCCGCAGCGACGTCCGGCTAGGGTGCGCGCATGGACACAAGGCGTTTTCGTGTCCCGGCCGGCGCCATGGACTGGGTGATGGCCGTCAGCGTGGCGGCACTGCTGCTGGGAACCGGAATGTCCGGGCAGCACCCGGACGGGGAGCGCGAGTTGTTCGGCGCCGTGCTGCTGGCGGCCGGAGGTCTGGCGCTGGTGGCACGTCGTAGAGCTCCGATCGCCGTGCTGGCTGTCACCGGCCTGTGCGCGGTGGGGTACGAGGCCGCGGGCTTCGAAGTGCTCGCCGTCTCGTACCTGGTCGCGGTGTACGGCGCCGTGCGGGCCGGGCACCGCGCCCAGACGATGGCGGCATCCGTGTTGCTCCTCGTCGTCCTGCCTCTCACGGCGCTGGTCTTCCGTGACGGGCCGGCGCGCGAGGCGTTCGCGCAGGCCCGGGACGTGCTGGAAATCGCCTGGCTGATCGCCGCCTTCGCCGCCGGGGAAGCGCTGCGGCAGGCCGAGCGGCGGGCGGACGATGCCGAGCGCACCCGGGAGGAGACCGCTCGGCGCCGCGCCGACGAGGAGCGGCTGCACATCGCGCGGGAGCTGCACGATTCCCTCACCCACCAGATTTCGATCATCAAGGTGCAGTCCGAGGTCGCCGTCCACGTCGCTCGCAGGCGCGGTGAGCAGGTGCCCGAGACGTTGCTGGCGATCCAGACGGCCGGCCGGGAGGCGACCCGGGAGCTGCGCGCGACTCTGGAGGCGCTGCGCGACGACGACACGACCCCGCCGCAGAGCCTCGAGCACGTACCGGAACTGGTGGAGCGCGCCCGTTCCATGGGGCTGCACGCGACGCTGACGATCGAAGGGCAACGGCACGACGTACCTGCCGCGGTGGGCCGGACCGCCTATCGCATCGTCCAGGAGGCGCTGACCAACACCGCCCGGCACGCCTGTGCCACCACCGCGGCGGTCCGGATCGCATACCGGCCAGACGCGCTGTCCATCCAGGTGGACGACGACGGCAAGGCCACCCCCGATGACGCCCCGGCCCCCGGCCTCGGGCTGCTCGGCATGCGCGAACGCGTCACCGCCCTCGGGGGCCGACTGAACGCGCAGCCGCGCACCGAGCACGGTTTCACCGTCCAGGCCGAACTCCCCGTGGAACGAGCATCATGATCCGTGTCCTGCTGGTCGACGACCAGCCGCTCATCCGCAGCGGCTTCCGCGCACTGCTCGACCTCGAAGACGACATCGAGGTGGTGGCCGAGGCCGCCGACGGCGAAGAAGGTGTGGCGCTCGTCAGGGAGCATCTGCCCGACGTCGCGCTCATCGACATCCAGATGCCGGTCATGGACGGCATCGAGGCGACCCGGCGCATCGCCGCGGACCCGGCTCTGGCCAGCGTGCACGTCGTCATGCTGACCAACTACGGCATGGACGAGTACGTGTTCGAAGTGCTGCGCGCCGGCGCCGCCGGGTTCCTGGTCAAGGACATCGTGCCGGAGGACCTCCTGCACGCCGTACGGGTGGCCGCCCGCGGCGACGCTCTGCTCGCCCCGTCCCTCACCCGCAAGCTCATCAACCGGTACGTCACCCAGCCGCCCCCCGCCTCCAGTGCCGCGCTCGAGGAGCTGACCAGCCGCGAACGCGAAGCGGTCGCCCTGGTCGCACAAGGCCTGTCCAACGACCAGATCGCCGACCACATGGTGATCAGCCCGATGACCGCGAAGACCCACATCAACCGGGCCATGACCAAACTCCATGCCCGCGACCGGGCCCAGCTCGTAGTTCTCGCCTACGCATCCGGCCTGGTCGCCCCGCGCAACGGCTGACAGCCGACAGTGGTTGCCGACTTCGCGGTGGACGTCCCGACCATGCCCCGGCCACATCACCGCCACGGTGCTCGCCGCCTTCACGCCCCGTACCGTGATCTCCGGGTACGGCGGTCAGGCGGCCCATAGTCCATGATTTTCTGAATTCAGGATTGCATGTATCATCATGCGGGTGCTGACTCTCGCCACGGACATCGACGCTCTGGCCCGTTTCGGCCGGGCGCTCGCCGACCCCATCCGCTGCCGGATCCTCCTCGCCCTGCGCGACAAACCGACCCACCCAGCGGACCTCGCCGACCAGCTGGGCATTACGCGCACCCGCCTCTCGAACCATCTGGCCTGCCTGCGCGACTGCGGCCTCGTCGTCGCCGTACCGCAGGGGCGGCGCTTGCGGTACGAACTCGCCGACGCCCGCCTCGGACACGCTCTGGACGACCTGCGCAACGCAGTCGTCGCGGTGGAGGCCGACCGCACCTGCCCTGAGGCCGACGAGAAGGGATGCTGCTGATGGCAGCCGTGCAGCTCGGCCCCTCCCCAGTTCGCAGGGAGGTGCTCACGCGGCGCGTGCGCTACCTGGTCGCGGCGACGATCACGTACAACGTCATCGAAGCGGTCGTCGCCATCACCGCCGGCTCGCTCGCGTCCTCCACCGCACTGATCGGCTTCGGACTCGACTCGGTCATAGAAGTCTCCTCCGCGGCCGCCGTGGCGTGGCAGTTCTCCGCCAGCGACCATGACATACAAGACGCCCGCGAGAAGAGGGCGTTGCGGATCATCGCCTGCTCCTTCTTCGCGCTCGCCGCCTACGTCACATTCGATGCCGTCCGGTCGCTGACCCAGAGCGGAGAGGCGGACACGTCGCTGCCGGGGATCGTCCTCGCCGCGCTGTCCCTGGCCGTCATGCCGTTCCTGTCAGCCGCCCAGCGCCGCGCGGGGAGGGAGCTGGGCTCGGCCTCCGCCGTCGCCGACTCCAAGCAGACCCTGCTGTGCACCTACCTCTCCGGCGTTCTGCTGGTCGGTCTCGTCGCCAACGCCGCCCTCGGCTGGTCCTGGGCCGATCCGCTCGCCGCCCTGGTCATAGCGGCCGTGGCCCTCAAGGAGGGCCGCGAAGCCTGGCGCGGAGAGAACTGCTGCGCCGTGCCGCCCACGGCCACCGTGCAGAAACGCGCGCCAGACGGCGAAGACGCATGCGGTTGCCGCCCCGGCTGTTCGTGCTGCGCCCCGGACCGGGCCGAGTCAGCGGAACCGACTGCCCGATGACCGCCTCCGCATGGGCCTGGTCCGCACTGGCCCTGTTCGCGGTGTGGGCGACAGCCGCCTTCGGCCTCCGAGCCGTGCTGCAGCGCCGCCGCACCGGCGATTCTGGATTCCGCGGCATCTCCGGAGCGCCGGGTTCTGCCGCCTGGTGGGCCGGGGTGCTCTTCGTCCTGGCCCTCCTCGGCGGAGCCGCGGCTCCACTCGCCGCGCTCGGGGGCATGCCCCACGTACCCGGCGGCGAATCGCTGCTGGTTCACGCCCTGGGCGGCGTTGTCGCCCTGCTCGGCGCCACCGCGACGCTCCTCTCGCAGAACACGATGGGCGCGTCCTGGCGAGTCGGGGTCGACGACGCGGAGCGCACCGACCTGGTCACCGGCGGAGTATTCGGCTACGTACGCAATCCGGTATTCACCGCCATGATCGGCACTGCCGCCGGGCTCTCCCTGATGGTGCTCAACCTGATCGCGGTGGCATCCCTGGCCCTCCTGCTGGCCGCAGTCGAGATGCAGGTGCGTGTAGTCGAGGAGCCCTACCTCGCAGGCGTGCACGGCAGCTCGTACGCGGATTACGCCGGCCGAACCGGACGCTTCGTCCCTGGCGTCGGGCAGGGGCACCGCTCCTAGCCCGGCGCGAGCGTCTCGTCATTTCACTGGCTCGTCGTCGGATCGATCAGGTGACCAGGGCGCCCGGTGTCGTACGCCGCGTTCACGGCTCCCCTGCCCTGGTGTCGGGACGCTCGGGTCGGGGAGCACGCTCTGCCCCCGGCGCGTTCCGGGCACGGTGACCGAGCTGCAGGTCAGTGTCCGCGGGGCGCGTACATGATCACGGCCATCCCCGTGAGGCAGACGAGGGCGCCGACGATGTCGTACCGGTCGGGCCGGTAGCCGTCGGCGACCATGCCCCAGGCGATCGACCCGGCTACGAAGATTCCGCCGTACGCGGCGAGGATACGACCGAAGTTGTCATCGCTTTGGAAGGTGGCGACCACGCCGTACAGCCCCAGTGCGACAGCGCCCGCCCCGATCCAGATCCAGCCCTTGTGCTCCCGAATGCCCTGCCAGACCAGCCAGGCGCCGCCGATCTCGAACAACGCGGCGACGACGAACAGGGCAACAGAGCGCAGGACGGTCATGTTCAGGGAGCCTAACGACGGCTCCTGCCGGTGATGTGGGGCGGTTCACATGGCGTCTCGCAGCCGCACCCGCTCAGCCCGGATTCGCTCATTCGCTGGGGCCGGGAGCGGGCTGCCCGTCCGCGGCGAGTTCGGCGAACGGCAGGGGACAGCATGAGCTTGCCGCGCACGCGGCGAGGTCGTCGCATCCGGCCTCGACGGCGGCAGCCAAGGTGGCGCGGATCGTGGTCAGGTCGGCGATCTTCGCGTCGACCTCCGTGAGCTTGACCCCAGCCCGTTCTCGCAGACCTGAGACGGGGCGGCCGTGCCGGTGGCGTCCGGCCTCCATGAGTTCGGCCACCTCCCCCAGCGTGAACCCCAGGCGCTGCGCCGCCTTGATGACGCGCAGGGCGGTCACCGCCTCCTCGCCGTAGAGCCGCTGCCCACCGGGACTGCGTTCGGGCTCGGCGAGCAGTCCGCGCCGTTCGTAGTAGCGCAACGTCTGAACGTTCACACCTGCCGCGTCCGCGACTTCCCCGGTGCGCAGGCCCGTTGCCTTCATGGCCGCTCCCGCCCCGTGGCCAGGGCCAACCGCTCCTGCAGGGCGTCCAGTACGGCCTGGTGCGGCTCGTCGACCGTGACGGACAGCCGTAGCCTGTCCGCATCGACGACCAGCGAGAACGTGAAGAACGAGCAGCAGCCGCTCTCGCGGTCCACCAGGTCGCGTACGGTCTCCGCCACCCCTGGCCCGCCGCGGAGCACCAGTTGCAGGCGCATCCGGTCGGGCCGGGTCCACTCGCACAGCCGTTCACGGAACAGCACGTCGAATTCCGCGACCCGCAACGGCTGCTCCGTCGTGGGCAGCGTGCAGGACTGAGGCACCCAGGTCGTCATCGTGACCCTCCTGTCGGCGCTCCCCCGCTACAGCGCGGGGGAAGGACGTCTCCCCCGCACCGTAAACCTGTACCTAGGTACAGGATGCAAGCCGGTTACACAGGCAGCCGCCCGCGCTGGGCCCGTACGGGAGGTCAGCGACGCGCGGGCGGTGCAGAGCGCGGCGGCATGGCCAGCGGGTCCCGAACCGATGATGATCACGTTGCGGACGTCGGCTGCGGTCACTTCACGGCCTCCGGGGCGATCTCGGCGATCAGGCCCTCGATACGGGTCCTGATCTCGTCACGGATGGGCCGTACGGCCGCGACGCCCTGACCCGCCGGGTCCGCCAACTGCCAGTCCAGGTACCGCTTGCCGGGGAAGACGGGGCAGGCGTCACCGCAGCCCATCGTCACGCACACGTCGGAGGCCTGCACGGCGTCTACGGTGAGGACCTTCGGCGTCTCGGCGGCGATGTCGACGCCCACCTCACGCATCGCCTCCACCACGGCCGGGTTGACGGCGTCGGCCGGAGCGGAGCCCGCCGAACGCACCTCCACCCGGTCCCCGGCCAGGTGCGCCAGCCAGGCGGCCGCCATCTGGGAGCGGCCCGCGTTGTGGACGCAGACGAAGAGCACGGACGGCTTGTCTGACATGACGGTTCTCTTTCGTCGAGGGGAGCTTCGTCCCGCTTGCGCAGCATCAGCGACAGCTGGCATCAGGCAGCAATGATGTGACAGTATCAGCGCATGATGACGTCAGCCAAGCCTGAGCTGAACGCCCCGGATGCGGACCTCGTCCGGGTGCTCGCCGACCCCCTCAGGCTCCAGATCGTGACCCTGCTCGCCCGCGAAACGCTCTGCACCACACATCTGGTGGAAGAGACCGGCGCCCGGCAGACCAACCTGTCCAACCACCTGCGGGTGTTGCGCGAGGCGGGCGTCGTGGAGACCGAGCCCTGCGGCCGCTTCACGTACTACAGGCTGCGGCCCGAGGTCCTCGACGCGCTCGCCGCAGCACTCGGGGAGCTGGCTGAGGCTGCCCGCACCACCCTCGCCACAGACCGGAAGAGGCCCTGCCCGTGACCCGTACGGAACCCGCCACCGACACCAGCGGGACGAGCACCGGCGAGACGGGTGTGGTCGCCAAGCTCTCCACCCTCGACCGCTTCCTGGCGGTGTGGATCCTCACCGCCATGGCCCTCGGCCTCGGACTGGGCAGGCTCATCCCCGGGCTGAACGACGTGCTGTCCAAGATGGAGATCGGCGGCATCTCCCTGCCGATCGCGCTCGGCCTGCTGATCATGATGTACCCGGTACTCGCCAAGGTCCGCTACGACAAGCTCGACGCCGTCACCGGCGACCGCAAGCTCATGGCGAGCTCCCTGGTGATCAACTGGATCGCCGGTCCGGCCGTCATGTTCGCCCTGGCCTGGATCTTCCTCGCCGACCTGCCCGAATACCGTACGGGCCTGATCATCGTCGGCCTCGCCCGCTGCATCGCGATGGTCATCATCTGGAACGACCTGGCCTGCGGCGACCGCGAGGCGGCCGCCGTCCTGGTCGCCCTCAACTCCGTCTTCCAGGTCCTCGCCTTCGGCCTGCTCGGCTGGCTCTACCTCGACCTGCTGCCCGGCTGGCTCGGCCTGGGCGAGGGCGAGCACCTCGACATCTCGATGTGGAAGATCGCCCTGAACGTCGTCATCTTCCTCGGCGTCCCGCTGCTCGCGGGCTTCCTGACCCGACGCCTCGGCGAGAGGTCGATGGGACGCGAGCGGTACGAGGGGCAATTCCTGCCGCGGATCGGTCCGTTCGCGCTCTACGGACTGCTGTTCACGATCGTCCTTCTCTTCGCTCTGCAAGGGAAGACGATCACCTC includes:
- a CDS encoding methyltransferase family protein, which codes for MTASAWAWSALALFAVWATAAFGLRAVLQRRRTGDSGFRGISGAPGSAAWWAGVLFVLALLGGAAAPLAALGGMPHVPGGESLLVHALGGVVALLGATATLLSQNTMGASWRVGVDDAERTDLVTGGVFGYVRNPVFTAMIGTAAGLSLMVLNLIAVASLALLLAAVEMQVRVVEEPYLAGVHGSSYADYAGRTGRFVPGVGQGHRS
- a CDS encoding response regulator — its product is MIRVLLVDDQPLIRSGFRALLDLEDDIEVVAEAADGEEGVALVREHLPDVALIDIQMPVMDGIEATRRIAADPALASVHVVMLTNYGMDEYVFEVLRAGAAGFLVKDIVPEDLLHAVRVAARGDALLAPSLTRKLINRYVTQPPPASSAALEELTSREREAVALVAQGLSNDQIADHMVISPMTAKTHINRAMTKLHARDRAQLVVLAYASGLVAPRNG
- a CDS encoding VOC family protein; this encodes MTTPEQFASVRYLVDDVQAAIDFYTTHLGFTLRSNPAPAFADVTRGPLRLLLSGPATSGARATPNDLGAGGNRIHLTVDDLDTEIDRLRSAGLTFLSDVVSGPGGRQILLTDPAGNLIELFQPTR
- a CDS encoding TetR/AcrR family transcriptional regulator, with the translated sequence MGSRSTVKRADALRSIDAIVKAAAECMGENPEASLSEIARAAGVGRVTLYAHFASRAEVVDAAMSRAVDRSNDALDAVDLTGDPLLALARYVEASWHLVDQARALLVAAQRELPPGRIRELHSGPAARVETLVARGRAEGIFRTDLPIAWLVNVLHSIMHSAADEIRAGRLTSDRAAGHITATVLASFTPPGSPVPEPDAGV
- a CDS encoding MerR family transcriptional regulator, with the translated sequence MKATGLRTGEVADAAGVNVQTLRYYERRGLLAEPERSPGGQRLYGEEAVTALRVIKAAQRLGFTLGEVAELMEAGRHRHGRPVSGLRERAGVKLTEVDAKIADLTTIRATLAAAVEAGCDDLAACAASSCCPLPFAELAADGQPAPGPSE
- a CDS encoding ArsR family transcriptional regulator, producing the protein MRPSDPAAPAFVQLASHPLRWKLLAELAASDYRVRELVERVGQPQNLVSYHLRLLRDGGLVTARRSSFDARDSYYHLDLQQSADALARTGSALHPALGFAPALPSPSSSASPARRPAVLFACTGNSARSPIAEALLRHRTDGHVEVASAGSHPKPRIHPDAVQVLREQHGIDISGQRPRHLDALLGRRFDYVISLCDKVREVCPDFGDQPRLVHWSIPDPAAATSPGPVGHPAFVRTAAEIDTRIRYLLPLLTPTPQEVQP
- a CDS encoding arsenate reductase ArsC; the protein is MSDKPSVLFVCVHNAGRSQMAAAWLAHLAGDRVEVRSAGSAPADAVNPAVVEAMREVGVDIAAETPKVLTVDAVQASDVCVTMGCGDACPVFPGKRYLDWQLADPAGQGVAAVRPIRDEIRTRIEGLIAEIAPEAVK
- a CDS encoding DUF6223 family protein, translating into MSATDVLTVAAEGGVVGDGRTGANLALGVGLIAVAIGCLALARPGGRISLGNARTAAMSAMAAGLFGAALAALHLATSSGGPGTGNGMVGAVVAIPLGLIAMVIGWRALARSRRVERTADRFDREREFESTS
- a CDS encoding ArsR/SmtB family transcription factor, coding for MLTLATDIDALARFGRALADPIRCRILLALRDKPTHPADLADQLGITRTRLSNHLACLRDCGLVVAVPQGRRLRYELADARLGHALDDLRNAVVAVEADRTCPEADEKGCC
- a CDS encoding cation transporter encodes the protein MAAVQLGPSPVRREVLTRRVRYLVAATITYNVIEAVVAITAGSLASSTALIGFGLDSVIEVSSAAAVAWQFSASDHDIQDAREKRALRIIACSFFALAAYVTFDAVRSLTQSGEADTSLPGIVLAALSLAVMPFLSAAQRRAGRELGSASAVADSKQTLLCTYLSGVLLVGLVANAALGWSWADPLAALVIAAVALKEGREAWRGENCCAVPPTATVQKRAPDGEDACGCRPGCSCCAPDRAESAEPTAR
- a CDS encoding YnfA family protein — protein: MTVLRSVALFVVAALFEIGGAWLVWQGIREHKGWIWIGAGAVALGLYGVVATFQSDDNFGRILAAYGGIFVAGSIAWGMVADGYRPDRYDIVGALVCLTGMAVIMYAPRGH
- a CDS encoding ArsR/SmtB family transcription factor, which gives rise to MTSAKPELNAPDADLVRVLADPLRLQIVTLLARETLCTTHLVEETGARQTNLSNHLRVLREAGVVETEPCGRFTYYRLRPEVLDALAAALGELAEAARTTLATDRKRPCP
- a CDS encoding APC family permease codes for the protein MSQPAETPSPQLQRRLGVGDAVLIGLGSMIGAGIFAALAPAARAAGSGLLAALAVAAVVAYCNATSSARLAARYPASGGTYVYGRERLGDFWGYLAGWAFVIGKTASCAAMALTVGSYVWPGHAHAVAVAAVVAMTAVNYAGIQKSAWLTRSVVAVVLAVLAVVVVVSLTSSTADTSRLDVGSDATVTGVLRAAGLLFFAFAGYARIATLGEEVRDPARTIPRAVPLALGLTLVVYAAVALAVLMVLGPRGLGEAAAPLSDAVRAAGADWLAPVVRAGAAVAALGSLLALILGVSRTTLAMARDRHLPHVLAAVHPRFQVPHRAELLVGAVVVVLAATADVRGAIGFSSFGVLVYYAVANACAWTLTPEENRPPRLVPAVGLAGCLVLAFTLPADSVASGTLVLAAGIAAYGIRRSISARPAS
- a CDS encoding sensor histidine kinase, whose product is MDTRRFRVPAGAMDWVMAVSVAALLLGTGMSGQHPDGERELFGAVLLAAGGLALVARRRAPIAVLAVTGLCAVGYEAAGFEVLAVSYLVAVYGAVRAGHRAQTMAASVLLLVVLPLTALVFRDGPAREAFAQARDVLEIAWLIAAFAAGEALRQAERRADDAERTREETARRRADEERLHIARELHDSLTHQISIIKVQSEVAVHVARRRGEQVPETLLAIQTAGREATRELRATLEALRDDDTTPPQSLEHVPELVERARSMGLHATLTIEGQRHDVPAAVGRTAYRIVQEALTNTARHACATTAAVRIAYRPDALSIQVDDDGKATPDDAPAPGLGLLGMRERVTALGGRLNAQPRTEHGFTVQAELPVERAS
- the arsB gene encoding ACR3 family arsenite efflux transporter; this encodes MPVTRTEPATDTSGTSTGETGVVAKLSTLDRFLAVWILTAMALGLGLGRLIPGLNDVLSKMEIGGISLPIALGLLIMMYPVLAKVRYDKLDAVTGDRKLMASSLVINWIAGPAVMFALAWIFLADLPEYRTGLIIVGLARCIAMVIIWNDLACGDREAAAVLVALNSVFQVLAFGLLGWLYLDLLPGWLGLGEGEHLDISMWKIALNVVIFLGVPLLAGFLTRRLGERSMGRERYEGQFLPRIGPFALYGLLFTIVLLFALQGKTITSQPLDVARIALPLLVYFALMWFGTFALGKALGIAYDRTATLAFTAAGNNFELAIAVAIATFGVTSGQALSGVVGPLIEVPVLVALVYVSLAWRRKFAPDAVTTSPPQER